The Streptomyces sp. DH-12 genome has a window encoding:
- a CDS encoding NUDIX domain-containing protein — protein MNESGRSADEILDVVDEHDRVVGRAPRGEVYARGLRHRCVFVLARDAEGRIFVHRRTPVKLVFPSLYDMFVGGVVGAGEAYDEAALREAEEELGVSGLPRPSHLFTFLYDDGADRTWWSAVYEVRCGLPVRPQAEEVAWHAFLTEEEVERRLGEWQWVPDGLAAYERLRAYRAGITGRA, from the coding sequence ATGAACGAGAGCGGTAGGAGCGCCGACGAGATCCTCGACGTCGTCGACGAGCACGACCGGGTGGTCGGGCGGGCCCCGCGCGGCGAGGTGTACGCACGGGGACTGCGCCATCGCTGCGTCTTCGTCCTGGCGCGGGACGCGGAGGGCCGGATCTTCGTCCACCGGCGCACGCCGGTGAAGCTCGTCTTCCCGTCGCTGTACGACATGTTCGTCGGCGGGGTGGTCGGCGCGGGCGAGGCGTACGACGAGGCGGCCCTGCGGGAGGCCGAGGAGGAGCTGGGGGTGAGCGGCCTGCCGCGCCCCTCGCACCTGTTCACCTTCCTGTACGACGACGGCGCGGACCGGACCTGGTGGTCGGCGGTGTACGAGGTGCGCTGCGGGCTGCCGGTGCGGCCGCAGGCCGAGGAGGTGGCCTGGCACGCCTTCCTGACGGAGGAGGAGGTGGAGCGGCGGCTCGGGGAGTGGCAGTGGGTGCCGGACGGGCTCGCGGCGTACGAGCGGCTGCGGGCGTACCGGGCGGGGATCACCGGCCGGGCGTGA
- a CDS encoding DUF202 domain-containing protein, translated as MQPERTRLAWRRTTLAGTVVAVLAGKAGLMGGASAGMPAAGVVCCAGWAGVLLVAHRRIRGLAAGGEPERLAPRYAAGVVLCVLVTAGGGVGVVLG; from the coding sequence TTGCAGCCCGAGCGGACCCGGCTCGCGTGGCGGCGGACGACCTTGGCCGGCACGGTGGTGGCCGTGCTGGCGGGGAAAGCCGGGCTGATGGGCGGGGCGTCGGCGGGGATGCCGGCGGCGGGGGTCGTGTGCTGCGCGGGGTGGGCGGGGGTGCTGCTGGTCGCCCACCGGCGGATCCGGGGGCTGGCGGCGGGCGGGGAGCCCGAGCGGCTGGCGCCTCGGTACGCCGCGGGGGTCGTGCTGTGCGTGCTGGTGACGGCGGGGGGCGGGGTGGGGGTGGTGCTGGGGTGA
- a CDS encoding phosphotransferase family protein: protein MSPDHPPGLDLDRLRELLERERPGLLGGPLSGRLIEGGRSNLTYTVTDGAATWVVRRPPLGHVLATAHDMKREHRVISALHPTEVPVPRPVLLCEDEEVLGAPFYVMEYVEGTPYRTAGQLAPLGPERTRKAVLNLVDTLVDLHAVDPAEAGLADFGRPEGFLDRQLRRWGKQLDASRSRELAGIDELHAALGRELPVSPAPTVVHGDYRLDNALISDDESVRAVLDWEMSTLGDPLTDLGLLVMYSSPLGMPDSPVSTTAEAPGHPTPAELIERYAARSGRDVSAVSWYTAFAWFKLAVILEGIHYRYTLGQTVGAGFDRIGDLVPVFIEHGLTTLQEG, encoded by the coding sequence ATGAGCCCCGACCACCCGCCAGGACTGGATCTCGACCGGCTGCGTGAGCTGCTCGAACGTGAGCGGCCCGGTCTGCTCGGCGGCCCGCTCTCCGGCCGGCTGATCGAGGGCGGCAGGTCGAACCTCACCTACACGGTCACCGACGGCGCGGCGACCTGGGTGGTGCGGCGCCCGCCGCTCGGCCATGTCCTGGCCACCGCGCACGACATGAAGCGCGAGCACCGGGTGATCAGCGCGCTGCACCCGACCGAGGTGCCGGTGCCGCGTCCGGTGCTGCTGTGCGAGGACGAGGAGGTGCTCGGCGCGCCGTTCTACGTCATGGAGTACGTCGAGGGCACCCCGTACCGCACGGCCGGACAGCTCGCGCCCCTGGGCCCCGAGCGCACCCGCAAGGCCGTGCTGAACCTGGTGGACACGCTGGTCGACCTGCACGCCGTCGACCCCGCCGAGGCCGGGCTCGCGGACTTCGGCCGTCCCGAGGGCTTCCTGGACCGGCAGCTGCGGCGCTGGGGCAAGCAGCTGGACGCCTCCCGCAGCCGGGAGCTGGCCGGCATCGACGAGCTGCACGCCGCGCTCGGCCGCGAGCTGCCCGTCTCCCCCGCGCCGACGGTGGTGCACGGCGACTACCGCCTCGACAACGCGCTGATCAGCGACGACGAGTCGGTCCGCGCCGTCCTGGACTGGGAGATGTCCACGCTGGGCGACCCGCTGACGGACCTGGGCCTGCTGGTGATGTACAGCAGCCCGCTGGGCATGCCGGACTCCCCCGTCTCCACCACCGCGGAGGCCCCCGGCCATCCGACGCCGGCCGAGCTGATCGAGCGGTACGCCGCGCGGTCGGGGCGGGACGTGTCGGCGGTGTCCTGGTACACGGCGTTCGCCTGGTTCAAGCTCGCCGTGATCCTGGAGGGCATCCACTACCGGTACACGCTGGGGCAGACGGTCGGAGCCGGCTTCGACCGCATCGGCGATCTGGTCCCGGTCTTCATCGAGCACGGTCTGACCACCCTTCAGGAAGGCTGA
- a CDS encoding DUF202 domain-containing protein: MIDFVRNVRLWFAPAEVREDGETPDYRFSLANERTFLAWLRTALALIGGGFAVDQFLPGLRWGWRVGLALALLAAGALCALRAVNHWVRCERAMRRGEDLPVSRFPALLSVVVAGVAAVMVVVVLVGWEA, encoded by the coding sequence GTGATCGACTTCGTGCGGAACGTCCGGTTGTGGTTCGCCCCCGCCGAGGTGCGGGAGGACGGGGAGACGCCCGACTACCGCTTCTCGCTGGCGAACGAGCGGACGTTCCTCGCCTGGCTGCGGACCGCGCTCGCGCTGATCGGCGGCGGGTTCGCGGTGGACCAGTTCCTGCCCGGTCTGCGGTGGGGGTGGCGGGTCGGGCTGGCCCTGGCGCTGCTGGCGGCCGGTGCGCTGTGCGCGCTGCGGGCGGTCAACCACTGGGTGCGGTGCGAGCGGGCGATGCGGCGGGGGGAGGACCTGCCGGTGTCGCGGTTCCCGGCGCTGCTGAGCGTGGTGGTGGCGGGGGTGGCCGCCGTGATGGTCGTGGTGGTGCTGGTGGGGTGGGAGGCGTGA
- a CDS encoding NADP-dependent oxidoreductase — MKAISYARYGGPEVLEYGEADEPKLGPDSVLVQVRAVSVNPVDWKARQGHLDAVLPAVFPVIPGWDLAGVVVRPGPAVPEFAEGDEVIGYVREDVLSFGTCAEYVAAPVRALAPKPRSLTFEQAAGIPLAGLTAYQVLHRVLRVRRGETVLVHAAAGGVGSVAVQLAAHLGARVIGTASERNHDFVRELGAEPVSYGEGLAERVRGLAPEGVDAVVDTVGGDTLRASANLLGPEGRLASVVDPGVTGYGGAYWFVRPDPADLRALSDLADQGVLTVHVEETFPLDRTADAHRRSEEGHIRGKVVITVGPSGA; from the coding sequence ATGAAGGCGATCAGCTACGCGCGGTACGGCGGCCCCGAGGTCCTCGAGTACGGCGAGGCCGACGAACCCAAGCTCGGCCCCGACTCGGTGCTCGTCCAGGTCCGGGCGGTGTCCGTCAACCCGGTCGACTGGAAGGCCCGCCAGGGCCATCTCGACGCGGTCCTCCCGGCCGTCTTCCCGGTGATCCCCGGCTGGGACCTCGCGGGCGTGGTCGTCCGGCCGGGACCGGCGGTCCCCGAGTTCGCCGAGGGCGACGAGGTGATCGGCTACGTCCGCGAGGACGTCCTCTCCTTCGGCACCTGCGCCGAGTACGTGGCCGCCCCCGTACGCGCCCTCGCCCCCAAGCCGCGCAGCCTCACCTTCGAGCAGGCGGCCGGCATCCCCCTCGCCGGGCTCACCGCGTACCAGGTGCTGCACCGCGTCCTCCGCGTGCGGCGGGGCGAGACCGTGCTGGTGCACGCGGCGGCCGGCGGGGTCGGCTCCGTCGCCGTCCAGCTCGCCGCCCACCTCGGCGCCCGGGTCATCGGCACCGCGAGCGAACGCAACCACGACTTCGTCCGCGAGCTGGGCGCCGAGCCGGTGAGCTACGGCGAGGGCCTGGCCGAACGCGTCCGCGGCCTCGCCCCCGAAGGCGTGGACGCCGTCGTCGACACGGTCGGCGGAGACACCCTCAGGGCCTCCGCGAACCTCCTGGGCCCGGAGGGCCGCCTGGCGTCGGTCGTCGACCCCGGCGTGACCGGCTACGGCGGCGCCTACTGGTTCGTCCGCCCCGACCCCGCGGATCTGCGCGCCCTCTCCGACCTGGCCGACCAGGGCGTCCTCACCGTCCACGTCGAGGAGACCTTCCCCCTCGACAGGACGGCGGACGCCCACCGCCGCAGCGAGGAGGGCCACATCCGCGGCAAGGTCGTGATCACCGTCGGTCCGTCCGGCGCCTGA